Within Saccharomyces paradoxus chromosome X, complete sequence, the genomic segment cacacccacaccacacccacacaccacacccacacccacacccacaccacacccacacccacacccacacccacacccacacccaccacacccacaccacacccacacaccacacccacacccacaccccacccacaccacacccacacccacacaccacacccacactACCCTAACACTACCCTAACACTAACCCTCACTCCATCTCTCTTACCCTCCTCTATCTCTTCTCATCTTTCCCCCCCTCTTACCCTACCTCTCCCACATCACAATCCACGGCACTTACCTCACCACCTCATGCCCTGCCCCATTCCCCCACTCCACCACTCCTAACCACCACCATCCATCATCCGAGTATTCATCTCCACACCCCAACAACCATCTATCCCCTTCCCAATATCTCCTATCCAACTCTCACTACCACTTACCCTACCATCCATCTACATTCCCCCATCTACCATGTCGTCCTTACTATAACACTACATACCACATGTAAACAGATCAAATGTAAACAGATCTAATTTAAACaatcaaacgtaaacaataCAAGAACTTACCCTGCCACACTATCAACCTCTCCATTATACCTTCCACATCCCCAAACAACACCACCTCCAACTATCACTACCACATACCTAGATCTACCATACTCACcttctatttatttaacgatATCGCATATGCACACGGACGCTATAGAACACATCACACCCCAACTTACCCCGCCATGATACTCTACACCAAGGCCATCTCTCACTCGATTAGTACCATATACATCACCACATCACCATACACGGCACTTGCCTCAGCGGTTTATACCCTGTGCCATTTACCCATAACACCGACgattatccacattttaatatctataactgATCACACAACctcaattatcatataaatactcttaACTTCATGCTTTATAACGtttttatacaaatatccactacccattttatatgtaccaatataaataccaccaaataatcaccactaaaatcacctaaatataaatatatactaTAATAGCAATACATATGCTACGATATCCTTACTTCATCTTACCAACTCAATCACAAAATATCCCCATTCTAAGTACGTCCATTAATCAATATCAACGGTAGTCATACTATAGTACTATAAAATATTGCCGAAAGCTCAAACGGACGCCGCGCCACAATATTCCATACTTATATCGACATCACATAAAACTTTATATGCCACCTCGTCATCCTAATACCCCCTCTTCAATACATTATAATATTATGCCAGCAGATACTCACACGGACGATACAATATAATCTCATACCATCTTATCTTCTCGTATTACTGTCAATAGGATACCAGATTCATCCATGCGATGTTcatttgaaatattcatttAACTATATCAATGTTATCATTATGTGCCCTGCTTTTAAGCTTGCATTATTTTGACCCGAAGCACTATTCCATACTGGAGCAAAAACTCGAAAAAGGCGTGAGCCTAAAGAAGGAATATGCACGACTCCAGTCCCAGTTATTATAGCCTTCAAGCCCTGAGTTGTAGAGGTATAAACTGTtgcagaaaagaaacgttAACCTCAACTTGCTTTGGGATGGAGATActtatttgaaaatgagaaagGTTCAGTAAGCTGAGAGTACAAATAAACTTAGTAATGACTGGTTACCCTATTATTGAAAGCCTTATATTTTGATAGTACTAGCCGTTTAgagagaatattttgacAAAAGGAGCGATTATAATCACCCATAGGTCACAGACCGTGTATAACCATACTTCTAGGTTTTGCTTTAGTTTGTTTTATAATGTAACCAAGTATAAGGAAAAGATAGTGATATTTAGAAAGTCAACAATTCCAAAAATCTTTCCATTAGATACTCATAAGACGGCTTCTTTCTTATGCAACCCTATATGATAGGTGTTGTATTTACGAACAAGAACAACTAAGTTTTGTGTGGAGAATAACACGCATGCGTCTTCAGAGCTACACAAGGGGTGTTTACAGCTGCAAACTTATATACTGCCATATTgtaatattatcatatcATATGATTTACAATATGCTTACTAGCTTCTTTAGCCACTGTATCTATTTCAATTGGTCTAAAGCTGTATTTATCATATTAATAGGCGGAAGTGCATGGTGGAACTGAAAAAGCACTATTACATTTACCGGGTGAGTAGGATagaaaattggaaagaaaatggatgcttctttttaaaaatggCGAACAACAGAGTTTTTTCAGTCAAAAATAGCCCGAGgctattgttctttttcattataaGATTAACTAAGCCATTGCATGGATGGGTGCTTTggtggctttttttttttttttcagcttttaTTTTAGGACGTTCTTGCTTGTATACTATTCTactttatatatactacCTAgactttattatttaaagCTCATCATGGTGGTCATGGCCACCATATTATTGATTATTGAAGCACCTTACACTTTCAAATCCCTCTTTTTGGGCAGCGTGTTTGGATCCACCACTCTTCGCAACAAACATGACCATTCTACTCTGTGCACGTTTTGATGCATGAATAGCTCTTTCCGCCGCAATTGTGTACAGATGAATAGCCGAACGATTTACCGCAATCAGTACAGTCTTTAGTGGAGATACGATATCTTGCATTAAGACAcccttttcctttttttttgcatttcttGGTTGATTTTTTGGcgaagaagagaaaggtCGACGTCAAGAATATTAATGTTGGTAACGTTTGCATCGAAGCCAATGGTAGTAGCATTGAATTCAGTTGTGATTACATTGATAGTATCATTGGTTTGCTACAAACTAACCGAGTCCACAACGGAGTTAGCATACTCATAAATCTCGGTCTAGTTACTGTCGAGGGTTCCAGCATGAACGCAAGATGATACCGTCGCCAACAAGCTCATTAACATCGTGGCcatgtttttgaattcatcTTCATAATACAAAAGTAGTCCTTATTTTCTAGTGTTCTATTGGTGATATGTAAAGTATAGCAGTATATCTTCCCTTCAGACTGTAAAGGATTTAGAAACTTCACGAAGACAAAATCGGAGAAATTCTCTTCACAATATACTGTATCCAGCCACTGCCTTGATAAATTGAGTTCACAGTACTTCATATGCAGATTGATTGAACGGATGGAGGTGATTTAGTCCCAGAACCCGagcaaaacaaagaaactagctgcatatatataggtATGTGTTCTATGGAAGTATTCATTCGAATATTTAAGCCACCTAATCTGGCATTCTGCAACCGTCGGCAGAAAATTACAcaagaaataaactttCTGTTGATAGGAGAAGACAAGCAAACTCTAGCttgtggaaaaaatcaCCATAATACTCCGAAGCAGCAGTTAAGccaaatggaaagaaatcgTTGAAATTAAGGAGCATGCAGGCATACTGCTGAAAAGgtaaaatgaaaaacagTGAGTACGCTTTTGCAtgggttttttttttgcgaTAGTTCAACGAAGAACTCACAACTTCAGAACAAATCATTTTTTCAGCACTATGATTAGAAAATTATGTGGCTGTAACCACCTTACCGTTTTTACAGTTGTTCTAAGTCAAAAATGCACACGTGCTATTTTGAATGGAAAGGAAACCTTATCTATGCATTCTAGTcagcaaaatatttatagCTTATTTTGAACTTCctcaactttttttttttctgctaaaaatttgattgaATTTAGAGTCAGAAATAACACTTGATGctaaagtttttttttcaataatggCATGATAATTAATGTCGTTGCTACTCCCTTATGCCATATTACGCAGTAAATTATCATTATACGAAAATCTCCGGATATACTGCTATCAACTGGAGTTATTATTATGGGAAATAACACTTCGTGCATTTTGCTTTGAAATGCTCAGGAGAAAAATTAAGTTCAAATTTGGGAGTTTGAACTCAAATCATCTACCTGAAAGTGAAGTGACAATCTTGAAGCGTGCTGTATTGGCAGCATTGGAATATACATCACCCTTGTACTTCtttaacttttctttttattgctAGCTACTTCTTCAGTTAATTTTGTCACCTCAGACCACCAATTGTTTTATCTTGTACTTTTGATATGACAATCACATTCCATCTCTAATTATACTTGTCCTGTTGTGAGTTCTCGAAGTAGGCTCCAAGAACTTGTGAGTTTTATAATACTCCTAGGTGTAGCCACTTTCGAAAGATAGAACAATCGTTTGAGAATTGGAACTTCTGAGGGATAATTCTGACTACGGGTTGTTTTTCTGATAGACTGTTGCGTACACACACATAAAAACAGTATAACTTTAGGTGGTAACGGTGGTGTTGACTTTTATTGGAATGAGAATCAACTATCATGTCTCGACTAGTATCCATAGTActtgtatattatcatgTACAATGTAAGAagacataaagattgagaaacagtcatcgattttagtggaagctgaaacGCGAGGTTTGATATAATTTAATgggataatgaatgacaacatatataatGGAAGATGatgtaataatattcattATCATTCAAACTCTATCTCAACCCATCCTCATCTCTTTCAGTACTGTATGTGAACTCGTCCACAAACAATGTATAGCTACGTCCTCTTTCATTTTAAGGTATGTATCAGCTTCTTGCATCATGCCACCACTAGCATAATGAGAGTATACAACACAATGTCATCAACCCCTAGATGCTGTTGTTCCTCGATGTTgtgtatacatatattaACTCGAAAGTGCGATGTTATGATGTCCCGGTACTATATAATAAATCTGTCATGTTTCAGTAGCGAACCGATAACGTGTTAGTAATGTGTCGCTCAAGCGAAACATGTAAAACCAACTCTAAATCCACAAActaaaaaatcttgatcACATCAACCAAAAATGTATCTTACTTCTAAATGTGTCATAAAGGGGTTCCAGTATGCTTACTACATCATTATATGGAAGATTCTTTATAATTTCTTCCgtcaaaataatgatttatCAATAGATTGTTTAACGTAGGAGGAGTTGGATGAGCGCAAGCATTTCTTGAGCCATTAGCAGCTGGATGGACataatttccttcttcatcatatACACGCATTACCAAATCCATTATATCTCTACAATAATCAGTCTCAGAATTATATGGCTCAGGTCCGTTATAAGTCGATAGATCTAGGTTACTGTACTCATAAAAATCTGTAATAGCCTCCAACTCAACTAAAGTATCCCTATAAACCAAAGATTGTTGATCGCCAGGTTCAAACCGTCCTGTTCTAAGTGTTCTACCACTTTTATCGGAATTGATATCGAAGTATGATGTTTGGAATAACCAGCAGATTTGATTGTTTGTCATATTGTTTGGCAAGCCCAAAAATACTTGGTAACCACTAGTGACATCAACATATGCGGAGCATAAGGAGCAcaattgagaaaaaatgtaaaataAACCGAATAAGGGaaccattttcttttaatctTTTATAGCCTGTTGAGAAATGGCTTTGGCTTCAATACTAAGGAAGCAAACATGTTACTACTATTtctgttcaaaaaatttactgcCTTTTATAGTTAATGTTTATAGATGTTGCGTGGATTTATTTAGAAACAAATTTAGTTTGGTTGCAGACTGTGCCGACATGCATTTTAAAGATTAAGCAGTAGTGTTGAAGCATTTTATCCCTAAGGTTGATCGGCTGGCTTATGTTCATAACTATACTAAATAGGAattatgaagaaaagaatccTTAATGTGTATTTTGGACCTATGTACATAAACTGCAGGACGCGGCATTCAACTACTTTGAAAATAGTTTAAAAATTACTTTTAGAGGGTCCATTTTTAGtaaaagtaataatattatttttacaGAGTATTGCAGAAGTTCTCTTTCAGAGCGTTAGGAATTCATGAATTCGAATCTATAGCCTACAATATAATCAATGCCATATTACTATTGTTGGAATAGAGAATTtggtgaataattggataattgttgggattccattgttgttaaaggccataatattaggtatgctgaatatactagaagttctccaACAGAATCCTAGAATCCgcaaaagggaatcgataattctacataataatattactttatcgtctttctttttatatgctGGAATAAAAATCAACTATCATGTATCGACTAGTATCCATAGTActtgtatattatcatataaaaTGTAAGAAGACATAAAGgttgagaaacagtcatcgATTTTAGTGGAAGCTGAGACGCAAGGAtaaatgtaataggataatgaatgacgacatataaaatgaaagatgATGTAATAATGTTGTCATTATGTTGAATTACCGATTACATTCCACAAATTTCTACATAATTGGGAACTTTTAGAATATTCAGTACATCTAATACCATATCCTTTatcaacaatggaatctcAACACTTATTCACACACTTTTTGAGATTAAATATCTAAGTTTTTTAGGAAAACGACATTGCAAAGAGCGAATCATTATATAATAACAGGTTTTAAATAAACGTCTACTTAAGATGGGAAACATTAGCTTGTGAATTAGgatttttgtatataagATATTCTAAAAAAGCAATTAAttccaaaggaaaaaataacttGCGCAAAAATGCCTGATATTAAATGAGCTCTATTTACAATCCGTGCAGCTATACATACTTTCACACTTGTTATACATTAATCAGCGAATCATGCTAAGTATGGGCCACTCAAATTTCATATTCGCTCAGTTGAAACTTTTAGAGTTGATGGCTCGTAAAATCAGCACATTGGTTAAAATCTTACGGGGTTATTGGGCCTTTTGAGTTTTgtcaaagtttttttcactatttGGAAgtctaaatttttttatggcGTCAATTATGAGAAGTATGAAAGCCAGATTAACAACAGCTAAaaccaaataataaaggGCTCAAGCAACCTTACAGTAGGCAGTAATTATATTAATACTATATTTGTATCGCTAGTACTCTCCAGCTCAATATCCAATTACACGACGGAGCCATGATTGCTGTTTGATTTTGagcttctctttctctCGTTCTTCCGTGGTAAAGCTTTGCTTCTTGTTTACGGTAAACCCACgcaagaaaaaacagaGAACAGCATTGAAAGCTGCAAACGAAATTGACACAATTATCAATAAGCGTTGAATCTTTGAATAGGATTCCACCATCTGGATACGAACTTCAGATCCAAGaggatatttttttagataGTTGAGTGGTGATTTGTAAATTGACATACCTAAGTTTGAGCCCAGTCGCTGTATCAGCTCCTTGGCCAGACGCTGAGTCCATATTGCACCAGCAATAGAAGCACCCACCGCATCTCCAATTTGATAAACAGACATAAGTAATCCAGTAACAGTTGCCATCTCATTGTGGGTGGTTGAAGCATGCACTAGCGTCCACATAGGAAAACGTATCATACCACCGGCTATACCAACCACAATCTCAGCGCCAATAAGACCCGAAATTCCGTCGTACACCACCCGGTATTTGTACAAAAGACCCATTCCGAGAACACCCAGAAGTGATCCAGTAACCACAAATACTTTGGGATGAGGATAGAAATGCAGTATAATGCCAACAACAATATTAGTGCAAGACTGCAGAAAATTGTAAAGCTGAGCTATCCGCTGTGCACTTAGAGTCGATTCTCCGAATGCTACCATTAACACAGTGACCAAATACTCCAACTCGATTTGTAGAGCTAGACGCCATACGAATTCCATTAGCAGTGCAACATAGATAGTTGGATCACCCAGATATACTCGTGGAATAAATGGATTCTTGGCAAATCTTAATTCCCAAAtcagaaaaataaagccCAAGCAGCCACCGACCACAATCATTGCAATAATATGACCTTCTTTCCATTTGGATGTGGCACCACCTGCTATCGTAAGAGGCAATAAAACTAGAACTAAGAAAGCAGTGAAGAGAATAACTCCAATCAAATTTACGTCTTCCGCAAATTTCCAGAGCGTTTGACGTAGAgtccttcctttttctctcaatCTTAATGGTGGCAACTTACCGTTGCGCCAGGAAATGTACTGAGCATATGCATAAGGAAGGACCAAGATTAAGGTGGAGAAGGGAACAATAATGCAGAAAATCCCATAGCCCCAACGCCATTTGTATGGTGCAGTATGACCAGCCACTGAGCTAACAATATTTCCGCTTACCCACGTATTTATAATCACGGGAATCAAGAATATGTTCATTGCAAACGTACGATCTCTCAATCCAGATAAATCTCCCGTCAGGGCTGTAGCAAGAAGACGAAAGCCAGAATAACCGAACTGTTGTATAATAATACCAGCAAAAAGTCCGCCAAATGTTGGTGTGGCGGCAGAAATAATTTCTCCCACAGTATAAAGCACCAGCGCAAAGATCCAGCATTCTATACGCCCAAATCGATCCGACATACGTGCATATGGCACAGCGACAACAGAAGCCACTATTGATTTGACGGTATTAATTGACCCAACCTGAGAATGCTTCCCAAAGCTATTAGCAGCGTAGGTTTGTATCGATTGCGAAATCTGCCCACCAAGTCCAGTACAATAGCCCTGCAAAAACAGCGCTACTAGTAAAGCGGTCTTGAGCGAACTAAATGTGACTCCAAAAGCTGTGAAAGAGCCATAGTCAGACAGGACCCTGTTGACGGCATCTATACGACGCAAGCCGGACGCAGTAGACTTATCAACATCGGTATCTGCCTTTTCGCTGTAGCAGACAGTGCTTTTATCGTCCAAATTGTCATTTCTAGACAGATCTGTTTCCACCATATTCTGACAAACATCCGCAAGTACTACTCTGTATATTGTACTTCCGTCAGACCCTGCG encodes:
- a CDS encoding uncharacterized protein (similar to YOL159C) — encoded protein: MVPLFGLFYIFSQLCSLCSAYVDVTSGYQVFLGLPNNMTNNQICWLFQTSYFDINSDKSGRTLRTGRFEPGDQQSLVYRDTLVELEAITDFYEYSNLDLSTYNGPEPYNSETDYCRDIMDLVMRVYDEEGNYVHPAANGSRNACAHPTPPTLNNLLINHYFDGRNYKESSI
- a CDS encoding Enb1 (Endosomal ferric enterobactin transporter~similar to YOL158C); its protein translation is MVETDLSRNDNLDDKSTVCYSEKADTDVDKSTASGLRRIDAVNRVLSDYGSFTAFGVTFSSLKTALLVALFLQGYCTGLGGQISQSIQTYAANSFGKHSQVGSINTVKSIVASVVAVPYARMSDRFGRIECWIFALVLYTVGEIISAATPTFGGLFAGIIIQQFGYSGFRLLATALTGDLSGLRDRTFAMNIFLIPVIINTWVSGNIVSSVAGHTAPYKWRWGYGIFCIIVPFSTLILVLPYAYAQYISWRNGKLPPLRLREKGRTLRQTLWKFAEDVNLIGVILFTAFLVLVLLPLTIAGGATSKWKEGHIIAMIVVGGCLGFIFLIWELRFAKNPFIPRVYLGDPTIYVALLMEFVWRLALQIELEYLVTVLMVAFGESTLSAQRIAQLYNFLQSCTNIVVGIILHFYPHPKVFVVTGSLLGVLGMGLLYKYRVVYDGISGLIGAEIVVGIAGGMIRFPMWTLVHASTTHNEMATVTGLLMSVYQIGDAVGASIAGAIWTQRLAKELIQRLGSNLGMSIYKSPLNYLKKYPLGSEVRIQMVESYSKIQRLLIIVSISFAAFNAVLCFFLRGFTVNKKQSFTTEEREKEKLKIKQQSWLRRVIGY